A genomic stretch from Microtus pennsylvanicus isolate mMicPen1 chromosome 11, mMicPen1.hap1, whole genome shotgun sequence includes:
- the Snrnp25 gene encoding U11/U12 small nuclear ribonucleoprotein 25 kDa protein — translation MVVQDPLLCDLPIQVTLEEVNSQIALEYGQAMTVRVCKMDGEVMPVVVVQNATVLDLKKAIQRYMQLKQEREGGIQHISWSYVWRTYHLTSAGEKLTEDRKKLRDYGIRNRDEVSFIKKLRQK, via the exons ATGGTGGTGCAAGACCCGCTGCTCTGCGACCTTCCGATCCAG GTCACTTTAGAAGAGGTCAACTCTCAGATCGCACTGGAGTATGGCCAGGCAATGACTGTCCGGGTGTGCAAGATGGATGGAGAGGTAATGC CTGTGGTCGTCGTACAGAATGCCACGGTCCTGGACCTGAAGAAGGCTATCCAGAGATACATGCAGCTCAAGCAGGAGCGGGAGGGAGGCATTCAGCACATCAGCTG GTCGTACGTGTGGCGGACGTACCATTTGACCTCAGCTGGGGAGAAACTcacagaggacaggaagaagCTCAGAGA TTATGGCATCCGGAATCGAGATGAGGTTTCCTTCATCAAGAAGCTAAGACAAAAGTGA